AGAGCGAACCCCCGATCTTCGACGAGTGGGGAGCGTTGATCGTCGACGGCGCGAAGGCGAGCGCCATCGCGTTCGTCTACGCGCTGGTTCCGACGGCCGTTCTGGTCGTCTTTCTCGTGAGCGGCGGCCTGCTGGGCGCGTCCGGTAGCGACCTGCTGGGTGCGATCGGCGGGCTCACTGCGCTCATCGGCGCGTTCGTCTGGCTGGCGGCGACCCTGATGGTCGCCTACGCCGTTCCCGCAGCGATCGCGAACTTCGCAGAGACCCGCCGCGTCGGTGCGGGGTTCGAATGGTCGACCATGCGTCGGGTGCTCGTCGACCGGACCTACGCGACTGGCTGGCTGACGGCCTTCGCGATCCTCGTCGGCGGCGGGGTCGTTTCGACTCTGCTGAACGTCGTGCCCCTACTGGGGTTCGTCGCGAGCGCGTTCGTCGGCTTCTACGCCGCCGTCGCCGCCTACTACGTCATCGGTAGGACGTGGGGCGAGATGAACCACGCACCCCTCGCGGAACGACCCGCGATCCGCGGCCAGGCCGAGATCTGAGCCGCGAGCGAACCGTCTTTTTGTACACACGGAGCGTAGGACTCCACATGGTAGAGGACACCCTCTTCGAGTTCGAATCCGACCGAAGCCGCGAGGAGATCGCCGCCTATCTCAGAGCGCTCGCCGCCGAGTTCGATACTGATGGTCCCGTGACGTTCCGCGATGGCGAGTACGCACTGGCGGTAACGCCGCCGGCGTCCGCGGCGTTCGACGTCGAGGTCGAACGCGAGGACGGGGACGGGGGGAGCGAACTGGAGATCGAACTGGAGATCGAGTGGAGCGAAAACGGGACGGAGTCGAGCGCCGAGCGGGTCGAGAGCCTCGATCCGGACGTCGGAATCCAGTTCACCCCCGAATCCGACGACGGAGAACCGAGTCAGGGCCGTTTCGAGGTCTATCGGGACAGGGCCGACGAGTGGCGCTGGCGGCTCGTCCACCGGAACGGGAACATCATCGCCGACGGCGGGGAGGGCTATTCGAGCAAGCAGAGCGCGATCAAGGGGCTTCGGAGCGTCCAGCACAACGCGCCCGGGGCGCGGATCGAGGACGTGGAGTAACGGCGATATCCTTTTGCCGTCGGAATGAGCCACTGAGATCATGAACGGGGACACCCCGGGCGATCGACTGCGCGAGAACGCGACGGCGATCGCTTCTACAGTCGTCACGGGGATCTGGCTCGCCGCGTTGCTCTCCGGCCAGGGCTGGTGGCTCGGGGCGTTGATCCTCGGCTACGTGGTCGTCGTTCCGATCGTCGCGTTGCTCTTCGGCGACGAGAACGACCGCGAGGAGTGGTGGGACGACTGGATGGGCGACTCGGACGTCGAGAAGTGGTTCGGTACGAAGGAGGACTGGTTCGGTTCGTCCCCGCACGACGGGGACGATGAATCACTCGGGGACGAACCGCCGTCGAACCGGGACGCCCTCCAGACGCTCCGCTACCGGTATGCACAGGGCGAGCTCACCGACGAGCAGTTCGAACGGAAACTCGAACGACTGCTCGAAACCGACACCATCGAGAACGCCGAGGACCGCCGCCGGGCACGCGAGCGGCTGTACGAGCGATAGGAACGACAACGCCTTTTTCCTGTCACCCGCGAGTATCGCCATGGACCAGAAACGGGAGCTGACCAGCATCGATCTCGCGGCACTGGTCGGCGAGCTAAACGAGTACGAGGGGGCGAAAGTCGATAAGGCCTACCTCTACGGTGAGGATTTCCTCCGCCTCAAACTGCGGGACTTCGATCGCGGTCGGGTCGAACTGCTGGTCGAGGTCGGCGACGTCAAGCGCACCCATGTGGCCGTCCCCGAACACGTCCCCGACGCGCCGGGTCGGCCGCCGGACTTCGCGAAGATGCTTCGAAACCGTCTGTCGGGCGCGGATTTCGCCGGCGTCTCCCAGTACGAGTTCGATCGTATCCTCAGCTTCGAGTTCGAGCGCGAGGACGGAAATACGACGGTCATCGCGGAACTGTTCGGGGAGGGAAACGTCGCCGCCTGCGACGAAACCCGCCACGTCATCGACTCGCTCGAGACGGTGCGGTTGAAATCACGGACCGTCGCGCCCGGCTCGCGCTATCAGTTCCCCGACTCGCGGGTCAACCCGCTCGAGGTCGACGGGGAGACGTTCCGCGCGCTAATGGGCGACTCGGACACCGACCTCGTGCGGACGCTCGCGACCCAACTCAACCTCGGCGGGCTCTACGCCGAGGAGATCTGCTCGCGTGCCGGCGTCGAGAAGACCGTCACCATCGAGGAGGCCGACGACGAGCAGCTAGAACAGCTGTACGACGCGCTCTCGCGACTCGCGAGCGAAGTACGGGAGAAACGGTTCGACCCGCGGATCTACCGGGACGACGGGGACCTCGTCGACGTGACGCCCATCGCGCTGGAGGAGCACTCGGGCCTTGAAAGCGAGTCGTACGAACGGTTCAACGAGGCGCTCGACGATTACTTCTACGAACTGGATACGAGCGAGGACGAGGAGACCGACACGAGCCCCGAGTTCGACGAGGAGATCGAACGAAAGAAGCGGATCATCGACCAGCAGGAGGGGGCCATCGAGGGGTTCGAACAGCAAGCGGCCGAGGAACGCGAACGCGCCGAACTCGTCTACGCGAACTACGGGACCGCCGACGAGGTCCTGACGACGGTTCGAAACGCGCTGCAGGAGGGACGAAGCTGGGAGGAGATCGAGGCGACGTTCGAGCAGGGAGCCGAGGAGGGGATCGACGCGGCCGAGCGCGTCACGGGATTCGACCCCGAGAACGGCATGGTGAGTATCGATCTCGACGAGGCGACCGTCTCGCTCGACGTCCAGTCGGGCGTCGAGAAGAACGCCGACCGCCTCTACACCGAGGCAAAGCGAATCGAGGAGAAAAAGCAGGGTGCCGAGGAGGCCATCGCCGAGACCCGCGAGGAACTCGAGGCGCTCCGGGAGCGAAAGCGCCAGTGGTCGGAGGGCGACGCCGACGAGGAAGACGGCGGGGAGCCGGAAAACGTCGACTGGCTCTCGCGGGCCTCGATTCCCGTCCGAAAGAGCGAGGAGTGGTACGAGGAGTTTCGCTGGTTCCACACGAGCGACGGCTTCCTCGTCATCGGCGGACGAAACGCCGACGAGAACGAGGACCTCGTCAAGAAGTACCTCGACCGGGGCGACCTGTTCTTCCACACGCAGGCCCACGGCGGGCCGGTGACGATCCTGAAGGCTACCGGCCCGAGCGAGCCCGCAAAGGACGTCGACTTTCCAGAATCGAGCATTCGGGAGGCCGCCCAGTTCGCGGTCTCCTATTCGTCGGTCTGGAAGGAGGGTCGCTTCGCCGACGACGCTTACTCGGTCACTCCCGACCAAGTCTCGAAGACGCCCGAAAGCGGCGAGTACATCGAGAAGGGCGGGTTCGTGATCCGGGGCGATCGCACCTACCACCGCGATACGGAGGTGGGCGTCGCCGTCGGGATCACCTGCGAGCCGACGACGCGGGTCATCGGTGGGCCGCCCTCGGCGATCGTCCCGCGGGCCGAAACCACCGTCGAGGTCGAACCCGGTCGCTACGCCCAGAACGACATGGCGAAGATGCTCTACCGGGAGTTCCGCGAGCGGTTCAACGATACGGCGTTCGTCCGGAAGGTAGCCAGTCCCGACCTGATTCAGGAGTTCCTCCCTGCCGGCGGGAGCCGACTGGTCGAGGAGTGACGATGATTTATATCGGATCGAAAGACAGTTTCGCACGATGTTAGGCGACGCGATCGAGTACCCCGCTCGCGGCGATGACGCCCTCACGACGGTGCTCGTCGGTGGACTGCTGCCGGTTTTGGCCACGATGGTCGGGGTCGTCGGGCTCGTCCTCTCGGTCGTTCTCGTCGGCCTCGCGGTCCTCCCGCTCGCGTTGCTTCCGGGACTCGCGCTGTTCGGCTACTACGTCGCCGTTCTCCGGGGAGCGACCGCCGGCGACCCCGAGCCGCCGCGCTTTCGCGACTGGAAACGACTGCTCGTCGACGGCGTCCGGTTCGTCGCCGTCAGCGTCGCCTACGCGGTACCGTTTGCCCTCCTTCTGGGGGCCTTTCTCGCCGTTCTCGCCGCGAGCGAATCGGCCGTCGGGAACCCCGTCGCCGAGACGGTCGCCACCGTCGGTGCGGCCGTGTTCGCGCTGTTCGCGGCGGGCTCGTTGCTCGCCTACGCCTACCTGCAGCCCCTCGCGCTCGCGAACCTCGCTCGAGAGGGGGACCTGCGTGCCGCGTTCGACCTCACGACTCTCCGAAAAGCGGGCCTTTCGAGGGCGTATGCCGCCGCGTGGCTACTTGGGATGCTGATCTGGATCGTCGGCGGCGTGCTCGAAGGGACGCTGTGGCTCGTCGTCGTCGGCCTCTTCGTCGGTTTCTACGCCGACGTCGCACGCTACTACCTCTACGGCCGGGGGCTCAGTCGGGCGCTTTCGGAACCGAGCGACGGCGAGCGAGCGGCTTCCGAGGAACGAAGACGGCAGGATCGAACCCCCGCAATCGACGGGGTGACGGACCGCTTCGAGACGGGGACGATCCCCCGAATCGAGGAGCCCGACACGTTCGCGATCCGAACGGGGAAACGCGATCACGAACGGGGCTGGCCCGACTGGGAGTCGGCGTCCGACGAGCGACGATGAGCGAGCGCCTCGCCTTCCTTCGGGACGAGAACGCCGAGGAGGCGCTGCTGATCGGCTGGATCTGTCTGCTGGCTCACGCGGTGTTCGTTCCGTGGCTCCCCCTCGTGCCCGCGGTCGGCTACCTCGTCGCCGTTGCGCGTGCGGTGATCGGCCGCGAGTCCGCCCTGCCGCCCGTCGAGGTCCGCTCCCTACTGGCGGACGGGGCGGTCGCGAGCGCGATCTGTCTCGGTTATGGGCTAGTGCCGCTCGCGGTCGGCGTGATCACGGTCTCGCTCGCGAGCGAGACGACGGTCGATCCGGTGGGAGCAATGGGCCCCCTCTTCCTTATCGGGTCGACGATGACGCTGTTCGTCGTACTGGCGGCGCTGTATGCCGTTCCGATCGCGCTGTGTGGCTACGCCCGCGGTGGGATCGGGAGCGCACGGCCCGACGATTCCTTCGTGCGCATCATGGGTCGGGCCGCCTACTTCGTCGGCTGGACGAGCGCGCTGGTCGTCCTCGCAAGCGGTGCGCTCGCGGGGAGCGTCGTCGGAGCCGTTCCCCTCCTAGGACCGCTTCTCGCGGCGTTCGTCTGGTGGGTCGTCGCGCTCGCGTCGACCCGGCGACTCGCGGCCGGCTACCGCGAGTCGTAGGCGCTTCGGGAGGACTATTGCCCGCGAGCGCCGACTCCGTGTATGCGGATCAAGAGCCGACAGCGCGTCGAGGGCGGCAAGGAGCGTCTCACGCTCGTGCCCGAGCACCTCGACGACCTCTGGCATCTCACCTACGTCCTCGAACCCGGCGACCTCGTTTCCGCGGACACCACCCGCCGCATCCAGCGCGCCGACGACCAGATGCGCGACACCGGCGGCGAGCGAGAACCCATGCGCGTGACCATCGCCGTCGAGGACGTCGAGTTCCACAAGTTCGCGAACCGCCTGCGGGTCGGCGGCGAGATCACCTGGGCCTCCCGCGAGGACCAACTGGGCCACCACCACACGCTCAACGTCGAGGAACACGACGAGATAGAGGTCGAAAAACTCCTGAAGGCAGACCAGCGCGAACGATTGGAGGAGGCCGAGGAATCGACGGAGAACCCCGACGTGGCGATCGTCACCGTCGAGGAGGGCGAGGCTCACATCCACACCGTCGCCCAGTACGGCACCGAGGAGCGCGCGACGTTCACGGGCCCCAGCGGCAAGGGTGAGTTCGCCCGCGCGCGCTCGGAGCTGTTCTCACAGGTCGCCGACGCCCTCTCGCGGATGGAGACGGATGCGATCATCCTCGCCGGGCCGGGCTTCACCAAGCAGGACGCCTACGACTACATCGAGGAGAACACACAGGACGTCGCCGAACTGATCACGATGGTCGACACCTCGGGCGTCGGCGACCGCGGGGTTCACGAGGTCCTGAAGCGAGGGGCGGTCGAGGACATCCAGGCGGAGACGCGCATCGCCCGCGAGGCCGAGCTGATCGACGAGCTGACCCGTCGGATGGCCGAGGGTGCGAAAGCCGCCTACGGGATCGACGAGGTCGAGGAGGCCGCGGAGTTCGGCGCGATCGAGACGCTGCTCATCACCGACGAGCGCCTGCGCGAGGAGCGCGCGGGCTCGGGTGACTGGAGTGTGGACGTAAACGACCTGATCACCGAGGCCGAACAGAAGGGCGGCGACGTGGTGGTGTTCTCGAGCGAGTTCGACCCCGCCCAGCAGTTGGGTAATCTGGGTGGCGTCGCGGCGCTCCTCAGGTACCGTCTCCAGTAGTTTCGCACCCTTTTTCGCGCTTCGGATCCGAACACGGGCAATGGGAGAGACGACGTATAGCGTCGAGATCGTCGTGCCGGAGGACGCCGATTCGGAGCGGGCCGGGGAGACGGTCACGGTCGAGGTAAACGAGGACGACTACGTGCTCGCAGCCGCCCGGAGTCAGGACGTGTGGCTGGCCGCCGACTGCCAGCAAGGCTGGTGTACGACCTGCGCTGCGGAGTTGCTTGAGGGCGAGGTCGACCAGTCGGACGCGAAACGCTACTACGAGAGCGACGAGGCGGCGGACATGGTCCTGCCCTGTACTGCCAAACCCCGTTCGGATCTCAAGATTCGGGCCTTCCAGTACGAGGCGATGCTCGAACACCGTGCGGAGAACGACAACCCGCCGGGGAAGTCGAAGCTGAACTAGCGGATCGTCACGCTCAGGCCGTCCTCAGCCACGCGCACGTCGCCGTCGTAGGTCTGGGCGATGGAGTCGAGCATCTCCTCGTGGCGTCCTTCGGTGTGGGGGTACTGGTGGGAGAGATAGACGCGACCGATCTCGTGGCCTGCAAGGGCCTCGCCCAACTGCGTCGGCGTCGGATGGCCCGAGACGTCGACGTCGTCGGGGAACGAACAGTCGTGGACGAACACTGCAGATCCCTCGGCGAAGTTTGCGAGCCCCTCGAAGGCCTCGCTGTCGCCGCTGAACGTGAACACGCCGCGAGACTCCGTCCCGCGAGCCTCCGAGCCGGACTCGGAGACACCGTCGAACCGGTAGGCCAGACAGTACATCGAGTGGCGCGTCTCGTACCCCTCGACGTCGAAACCGCCGATCTCGAACTCGTAGGGGCCGACCTCCCGAACCGTGAGGTCGAGTCGGTCCTGCATGTACTCGTGAACGTCGAGCAGGCCGTCAACGAGCGACTTCGTCCCCCGCGGCCCGGCGATTTCGAGGTGCTCCTCGCCCGCGAGCCAGCGGGCCTTCAGTAGCGGGAGGAGGTCCGCGACGTGGTCGAGGTGGTGGTGGGTCAACAGCACCGACGAGACGCCCTCGTAGCCGACGCCCGTCCGTGCGAGCCCGTGAAGCGCGCCGCTCCCGCAGTCGACCAGCAGCCGCCCGTCGTCGTTTTCGAGCAACAGCCCCGTCTGAAAGCGTTCGCCGGTCGGCATCGCGCTGCCGGTACCGAGGAAAGTAACTCGCATACCGGTCGAGGGTGCGCCAGCGACGAAACGCCTTCGGTTGCCGGGTTCACTTTCACCGCGGTAGCCCAACGCACTTGACTGCCGGTCCCCAACTGCGGGCGATGGGAGCACGCGAGCGCCTCGCCGACCGGGGCGTCGATCTCGACCTGGCCGAGGACGCCGACGTCCTCGATTCGCTCTCGCCGGTCGTTCAGGAGTGGTGGATCGACCGGTTCGGCGAGTACGTGCCCGAAAACGGCGGCGTCTTCACCCCGCCACAGCGCGAGGCGATCCCGCTGGTCCGGGAGGACGAGAACGCCCTGATCTGTGCGCCGACCGGGTCGGGCAAGACGCTCGCCTCCTTCAGCGCGGTCATCGACGATCTGATCGAGCGCGACCGCGAGGACGATCTGGAGAACTCGGTGTACTGTCTGTACGTTTCTCCCTTGAAGTCGCTCGCCAACGACATCCACCGCAACCTCGACGTTCCACTTTCCGAGATCACCGACCGCCTCGCCGAGCGTGACGAGGACTGCGAGGTGCGCCACGCGATCCGCCACGGCGATACGCCCGACAGCGAGCGCCGGAGGATGCTCGAGGAGACCCCACATATCCTCAACACCACTCCCGAAACGCTCGCGATCCTGCTCAACTCCCCGAAGTTCAAGGAGAAGCTTTCCACCGTCGAATACGTCATCGTCGACGAGATCCACTCGCTGGCGGCGAACAAGCGCGGCACGCACCTCTCGGTGAGCCTCGAACGCGTCGAGGAGATCGCCGAGCGCTCGCCAACGAGGATCGGCTGTTCGGCGACCGTCGAGCCGCTCGATACGATCGCGGAGTTTCTCGTGGGATGCGAGGACGGCTCTCCGAGGGAGTACGAGATCGTCGACACACGGTTCGTCCGGGAGTTCGACCTCGAACTCGCCTGCCCGACCGACGACCTGATCCACACGCCCCGCGAGGTCGTTCAGGGCCGCTTTTACGAGGGGCTCCACGGCCTCATCGCCGATCACGAGAACACGCTCGTTTTCACCAACACCCGCTCGGGCGCGGAACGCGTCCTCCAGAACCTCCGAGAGCGCTTCGGCTACGACGAGGAAGACTCGGGCTGTCACCACGGCAGCCTCTCGACGGAGTCCCGCCAATCCGTCGAGGAGGGGCTGAAGGCCGGCGACCTGGACGTGGTGACGACCTCGACGAGTCTGGAACTGGGTATCGACATGCCCCACGTCGACCTCGTGGTGCAGGTCGGCTCGCCCAAGTCCGTCGCCTCGCTGCTCCAGCGGGTGGGCCGGGCGGGCCACCGGCTCGGACAGACGGTCACCGGCCGGGTGATCGCGCTGGACCGCGACGAACTGATCGAGTGTGCGGTGATGCTTCAGAAGGCCGAGTCTGGCTTCGTCGACCGGGTGTTCGTCCCGGAGAAGGCGATGGACGTCGCCGCCCAGCACGTCTACGGGATGGCGATCAACGGGGTGCGGCCCGAACGCGAGGTCCGCGCGACCCTCGAACGGGCCTACCCCTATCGGGAGTTCACTGATCGAGAATGGGAGTCGCTGATGGCCTATCTTACCGCCGACTACGAGGGCATGGAGGAGAAGAACGTCTACGCGAAGGTCTGGCGCGACACGAACGACCCGTCGGAGGGAGAACACCACTACGAGGAGCATCCAGTCGGAGAGCACCTGATCGGGAAACGCGGCCGACTCGCGCGGGTGATCTACATGACCAACATCGGGACCATTCCGGACTCGTTCACCTGCAGCGTCTTCACCCGCGCCGACAACGAGCGCGTCGGCGACCTCGACGAGAACTACCTCGATACGCTCGATCCGGGCGACGTGTTCGTCATCGGGGGTCGGCACTTCGAGTTCCGCTATCGGAGAGGGTCGAAGGTCTACGTCGACCCGACGAGCGCCCGTCCGACGGTGCCGACGTGGTTCTCCGAGCGCCTCCCCCTTTCGTACGACCTCGGTCGAGAGATACTGGCGTTCAAGCGCGAACTGCTCGAGCGCTACGAGTCGGGCGGTCCGCCCGCGGTCCGGCGGTGGCTCCGGGGGTTCCCGATCGACGACGACAGCGCCCGCGCGCTGGCGCGGATGTTCGACGAGCAAATCCGCTACGCGGGGCTCGAGAGCGTCAGTACCGATACCCGACTCGCCATCGAGGCGGAGCGCGACCGCACCGAGTACAAACGCCGGTACTACGTCCGGTCGGGATACGGGAGACGGTTCAACGAGGGGTTCTCGCGCCTGCTGGCGTACCGCTGCGCCCAGGAGGCCAGCGCCAACGTCACCGTCGCGGTCGCCGACAACGGCTTCACGCTCGCGATGCCGCTCAACCGGAAGGTCGATCTTCGAGGGCTGATCGAGGGGACCGACCCCGACGAGGTTCGCGACCTGCTACGGGACAGTCTGGAGGGCACCGACCTTCTACAGAGATATTTCCGAATTAACGCCACCCGGTCGCTGATGATCCTGAAACGCTACAAGGGATACGAGAAGAGCGCGAGCGAACAGCAGGTCTCGAGCGAGATGCTTCTGGGCTTTGCCGGCGATCTGGAGGAGTTTGCGGTCTTAGAGGAGACCTACCGCGAAATACTGGAGGACAAGCTCGCCGTCGGGGCGGTCGCGGACGTCCTTCGCGAGGTTCGCTCGGGAGAGATGGCCCTCGCGATCGACCGGGTCGACTCGCCATCGCCGCTCTCCTTCGGCCTGGCGACGCTCTCGGCCAGCGACGTGGTGCTCGCGGAGGACGAGAGCGCGGTACTCAGGGAGTTTCACGAGCGCGTGCTCGAATCGATCGACGAGGGCGAGCGCGCGGGCGACGCGTTGCCGGTCGAGGACTAGCGACTCGCCCACTCGACCATGCTGCCGTACAGCGGGTCGGCTTCGAGGGCCGCCCGCGTACCGACCAGCACCAGCGACTTCTTGGCTCGCGTGAGCGCGACGTTCAACCGGCGGTAGTCGTCGAAGATCGGTCCCTCCAGACCGGCGGGCGTGCTCGCGACGAACGAGACGAGGATCACCTCCTTGCTCGACCCCTGGAACCGGTCGACCGTGTCGACCGCCACGCCTTCGCGGACGCGTTGAGAGATCGTGGCGACCTGCGCGCGAAACGGCGCGATGACGCCGACGTCCTCGGGGGCGACGCCCGCCACGACGAACTGTTCAACGAGATCCGCGATCCGCGCGGCCTCCTCGCCGTCGGTGTGATCTCCCGAATCGCCCGCACAGTCGACGAACGTGACGGGATCGAGAAGCCCCTCGGAGAGGGCGTCCGTGGAGACGCCGTCGAGGTCGGCGATCCGCTGGGCGGCGACCTCGCCCGTTGCGGGCCTGAGCTTCCCGTCGTAGAACTCCTGTGAGGAAAACGCTTGAATCCGCTGGGCCATCCGGTACTGGCGCTCGAGCATGACGCCCGCGTCGGGATGCTCGCCGATCAGGCGCTCGAACAGCGACCGCGAGAGGTCCGCGACGTCCTCGGTCCCGTCGCCTTCGTCCTCACCTCCCCCGTCCTCGGACTGGACGACCGGCGGGAGCTGGTGGTGGTCACCCACGAGGACGAACCGATCCGCCCTGTTTATCGCCGCGAGCGTCGCGGGTTCGGTCAGTTGGGAGGCCTCGTCGACCAGCGCCACGTCGAAGGTCTGCTCGCGCATGACCCGCGAGCCACAGCTGGAGGTCGTCGAGGCGACCACGGGGGCCTCCCGGAGGGTTCGAGCGAGTTCCTCGGGATCGCCGCGGCCGTCGAGGCGATAGGACTGCATGTCCTCGCGCACGCCGTGTTCGGTGCCAATGCGGACGAAATCCGTAAAGCCCTGATCGGAAAGCGCCTCCAGGGCGTTGTCGACGGCGCGATTGGTGAACGCCGACAGCAGGACCCGTTCCCCACGCTCGACCAGCGCTCGAATCGTCCGGGCGATGGTGTAGGTCTTGCCCGTACCGGGCGGCCCGTGGATCAGCGCGAAGTCCTCAGCCGCGATGGCCCCGGAGACCGCGTCGTTCTGGGCGGCGTTGTTCCCGATGAACGTCTCGTCGACCTCGCCGAACTCGGGGATCGCGTCGCCGAACAGAAGCTCCTTCCGGCGCTTCTCGCCCTTCAGCAGGGCGTCGTGCAGTGCCGTGAGCATCCCGCTCGCGCTCATGTCGGAGGGATAGACGTCGAGTCGGCGGAGCGAGACGGGCTCGTCCGTGCTCACGACGACCTCGTCTCCTAACCGCTCGACGCGCGCCAGTTCGGCGTGGCCGTTGACCGGATCGCCGTCGCTCGCCAGCGCCACGTCGCCCTCACGGATCTTCGAGACCGCCCCGTCGTACCGGGCGCGAAGCTCCCAGCGCCCGTCCTTGCGGGGTTCCTCGCCTGTCGGTTCCAGATCGATCAGCGCCCGGTCGTCGTCGGCGCGCTCCTGTGGACTTTGCTCCCAGAGTTTGGCGTACTCGCGGTGGGCCGCCCGGCGCTCGCGTTCGATGGCGCGATACGTTCGGTCGAAGTACTCCCGTTCGCGTTCGGGGAGCGCGCTCGCGATCTTGCCGGCCTTCGACTCCTGATCGAGCCGCCCGGAGACGACCATGCAGGTGTCCTGCTCGAAGCAGTACTCGCACTTGGCGTTCGACTCGTAGCCCGTGGGCACCCCCGAATCGAACTCCATGGCCGCTATCTCGTTTCGGGTTCGCACGACGAACTTCAGGAGCCCCGAACCGATCGAGAACTCCTTGGCCGGCGAGAGATCGCCGGCCTCCTCGTTGCGGTCGAGTGCGGTGTTCTTCGTGTAGAGCAGGGTTCCTGTGTCGGGGGTCCCGCCGTCAGCCACCGCCTCGTCCCCGATGCCGCCCTGCTCTTCGAGCAAAAGGGCATAACAGGCCGCCTGGATCTTGTCCTGAAAGCGTGGTTCGCGATTGGTGTTCTTGCCCGTCTTGAGTTCGACCGGCATCCCGCGCCTGAGGGCGTCCGCCCGTCCCTTGATCCCGAACCGCTCGCTGATCAGGGTGTACTCGCTTCGCCACGAATCGTCCTCGCTCAGGGTGTCCTGCGAGAGCCAGCCGTCGATCGCACGCGCGTTCTGGCGAACTTCCTCCCGTACCTCCTCGAACTCGCGATCGAGCAATCCCAGTTCGAGTCCGGCTTCCTCGACGCGATCCGAGACGGCGTCCTCGAAGTCCGCACCCCGCAGGAGGTCGCCG
The DNA window shown above is from Halalkalicoccus subterraneus and carries:
- a CDS encoding DUF4013 domain-containing protein, whose amino-acid sequence is MISESIRYLSESDDAVTTVLLGGIMTLFAFLIVPLFAVAGYMVRVLDRTAKGESEPPIFDEWGALIVDGAKASAIAFVYALVPTAVLVVFLVSGGLLGASGSDLLGAIGGLTALIGAFVWLAATLMVAYAVPAAIANFAETRRVGAGFEWSTMRRVLVDRTYATGWLTAFAILVGGGVVSTLLNVVPLLGFVASAFVGFYAAVAAYYVIGRTWGEMNHAPLAERPAIRGQAEI
- a CDS encoding HVO_2922 family protein, with product MVEDTLFEFESDRSREEIAAYLRALAAEFDTDGPVTFRDGEYALAVTPPASAAFDVEVEREDGDGGSELEIELEIEWSENGTESSAERVESLDPDVGIQFTPESDDGEPSQGRFEVYRDRADEWRWRLVHRNGNIIADGGEGYSSKQSAIKGLRSVQHNAPGARIEDVE
- a CDS encoding SHOCT domain-containing protein — encoded protein: MNGDTPGDRLRENATAIASTVVTGIWLAALLSGQGWWLGALILGYVVVVPIVALLFGDENDREEWWDDWMGDSDVEKWFGTKEDWFGSSPHDGDDESLGDEPPSNRDALQTLRYRYAQGELTDEQFERKLERLLETDTIENAEDRRRARERLYER
- the rqcH gene encoding ribosome rescue protein RqcH, with amino-acid sequence MDQKRELTSIDLAALVGELNEYEGAKVDKAYLYGEDFLRLKLRDFDRGRVELLVEVGDVKRTHVAVPEHVPDAPGRPPDFAKMLRNRLSGADFAGVSQYEFDRILSFEFEREDGNTTVIAELFGEGNVAACDETRHVIDSLETVRLKSRTVAPGSRYQFPDSRVNPLEVDGETFRALMGDSDTDLVRTLATQLNLGGLYAEEICSRAGVEKTVTIEEADDEQLEQLYDALSRLASEVREKRFDPRIYRDDGDLVDVTPIALEEHSGLESESYERFNEALDDYFYELDTSEDEETDTSPEFDEEIERKKRIIDQQEGAIEGFEQQAAEERERAELVYANYGTADEVLTTVRNALQEGRSWEEIEATFEQGAEEGIDAAERVTGFDPENGMVSIDLDEATVSLDVQSGVEKNADRLYTEAKRIEEKKQGAEEAIAETREELEALRERKRQWSEGDADEEDGGEPENVDWLSRASIPVRKSEEWYEEFRWFHTSDGFLVIGGRNADENEDLVKKYLDRGDLFFHTQAHGGPVTILKATGPSEPAKDVDFPESSIREAAQFAVSYSSVWKEGRFADDAYSVTPDQVSKTPESGEYIEKGGFVIRGDRTYHRDTEVGVAVGITCEPTTRVIGGPPSAIVPRAETTVEVEPGRYAQNDMAKMLYREFRERFNDTAFVRKVASPDLIQEFLPAGGSRLVEE
- a CDS encoding DUF4013 domain-containing protein; amino-acid sequence: MLGDAIEYPARGDDALTTVLVGGLLPVLATMVGVVGLVLSVVLVGLAVLPLALLPGLALFGYYVAVLRGATAGDPEPPRFRDWKRLLVDGVRFVAVSVAYAVPFALLLGAFLAVLAASESAVGNPVAETVATVGAAVFALFAAGSLLAYAYLQPLALANLAREGDLRAAFDLTTLRKAGLSRAYAAAWLLGMLIWIVGGVLEGTLWLVVVGLFVGFYADVARYYLYGRGLSRALSEPSDGERAASEERRRQDRTPAIDGVTDRFETGTIPRIEEPDTFAIRTGKRDHERGWPDWESASDERR
- a CDS encoding DUF4013 domain-containing protein; its protein translation is MSERLAFLRDENAEEALLIGWICLLAHAVFVPWLPLVPAVGYLVAVARAVIGRESALPPVEVRSLLADGAVASAICLGYGLVPLAVGVITVSLASETTVDPVGAMGPLFLIGSTMTLFVVLAALYAVPIALCGYARGGIGSARPDDSFVRIMGRAAYFVGWTSALVVLASGALAGSVVGAVPLLGPLLAAFVWWVVALASTRRLAAGYRES
- a CDS encoding mRNA surveillance protein pelota — its product is MRIKSRQRVEGGKERLTLVPEHLDDLWHLTYVLEPGDLVSADTTRRIQRADDQMRDTGGEREPMRVTIAVEDVEFHKFANRLRVGGEITWASREDQLGHHHTLNVEEHDEIEVEKLLKADQRERLEEAEESTENPDVAIVTVEEGEAHIHTVAQYGTEERATFTGPSGKGEFARARSELFSQVADALSRMETDAIILAGPGFTKQDAYDYIEENTQDVAELITMVDTSGVGDRGVHEVLKRGAVEDIQAETRIAREAELIDELTRRMAEGAKAAYGIDEVEEAAEFGAIETLLITDERLREERAGSGDWSVDVNDLITEAEQKGGDVVVFSSEFDPAQQLGNLGGVAALLRYRLQ
- a CDS encoding 2Fe-2S iron-sulfur cluster-binding protein; translated protein: MGETTYSVEIVVPEDADSERAGETVTVEVNEDDYVLAAARSQDVWLAADCQQGWCTTCAAELLEGEVDQSDAKRYYESDEAADMVLPCTAKPRSDLKIRAFQYEAMLEHRAENDNPPGKSKLN
- a CDS encoding MBL fold metallo-hydrolase, which translates into the protein MRVTFLGTGSAMPTGERFQTGLLLENDDGRLLVDCGSGALHGLARTGVGYEGVSSVLLTHHHLDHVADLLPLLKARWLAGEEHLEIAGPRGTKSLVDGLLDVHEYMQDRLDLTVREVGPYEFEIGGFDVEGYETRHSMYCLAYRFDGVSESGSEARGTESRGVFTFSGDSEAFEGLANFAEGSAVFVHDCSFPDDVDVSGHPTPTQLGEALAGHEIGRVYLSHQYPHTEGRHEEMLDSIAQTYDGDVRVAEDGLSVTIR